The Streptomyces sp. NBC_00510 genomic interval AACGGCAGGTCGCCGATGACCATCGCGCGCTTGGTGCCGCGCACCACGGCGGCGGACAGCATCGTCATCTCGTCCAGCGTGACCGGGACGGTGCTCTCGTAGCCGAGGTGACAGTTGCCCATCGAGTCGCCGACCAGCAGCACGGGGATGCCGGCCTCGTCGAAGACCGAGGCGGTCATGGCGTCGTAGGCGGTGAGCATGGGCCACTTCTCGCCGCGCTCCTTGGCGGCGGCGATGTCCCGGACGGTGATCCGCCGTGTCCCCTTGCCGCCGTACAGCGCCTTGCTGCTGTCGGGAGCGGGCTGGGCGGGCGTCTGGGCAGCCGGAACGGCATGCGTCATTGCAACTGCTCCTTGTGTCATCTCGAGGCGCCCTGACGGCGTCCCCGGACCGATTCCATGCTGACACGCGCCGCCGTCCGCGCAAAGGGGGGCGTCCGTCACTCCCCCTTTTGCCGAGGTTTTACAATACGAGACGGTCCCGTATCGGAAATGAGGTCTACGTTAACGGCATGCCCGCCGACACAGCCCAGCCGCAGAGCCCCAGCGTCCCGGAGGCGGTCCACCGCCGCCGCTGGGGGATCCTGACCGTCCTGCTGTTCAGCCTCCTCGTGGTGGTCCTGGACAACTCGATCCTCAACGTCGCGATGAAGACCATCGCCGAGCCCGCCCCGACCGGCCTGGGCGCCACCCAGAGCCAGCTGGAGTGGGCGATCAACTCCTACACGCTGGTCTTCGCCGGTCTGCTGTTCACCGCGGGCCTGCTCGGCGACCGCCTCGGCCGCAAGAAGGTGCTCCTCTTCGGCATGGCCGTCTTCGGCGTCGGATCGGTGCTCTCGGCCTTCGCCGGCTCCTCCGGCGAGCTGATCACCTTCCGCGCGGTCATGGGCTTCGGCGGCGCCTTCGTGATGCCCGCGACGCTCGCCATCATCATCAACGTCTTCGAGCGCGAGGAGCAGCCCAAGGCGATCGGCATCTGGACCGGTGCGGTGGGCCTGGCGATAGCCATCGGCCCGGTCACCGGCGGGCTGCTCCTCGATCACTTCTGGTGGGGCTCGGTCTTCCTGGTGAACGTGCCGATCATCGCCGTCGCCCTGGTCGCGATGGTGCTCATCGTCCCCGACTCCCGCGACCCACGGCCGGGCCGGCTCGACCCCGTCGGCGTGCTGCTGTCGATCGTCGGCCTGGTGCTGCTGGTGTACGGCATCATCAAGGGCGGCCAGCTCGCGGACTTCACCGCCCCCACGGCCCTGACGGCCATCATCGGCGGCCTCGTGGTGCTCGGCGCCTTCGTCTGGCACGAGGCCCGCAGCAGCCACCCCGCCTTCGACGTCTCCTACTTCCGCAACCCGACCTTCTCGGCCTCGGTCTCCGCGATCGGCCTGGTCTTCTTCGCGCTCATGGGCGTGACCTTCTTCATGGTCTTCTACACCCAGAGCGTGCGCGGCTACAGCGCCCTGGACTCCGGCCTGCTGCTGCTCCCGCTCGCCGTCGCCCAGCTCGTCTTCGCGCCCCGTGCCCGGCTGGTCGTCGACAGGATCGGCGCCCGCCTCACCTGCGCCGCCGGGCTCGCGCTGATAGCGCTCAGCTTCCTCGGCTTCCAGCTGCTCGACGCCGACACCCCGATCTGGCAGCTGGAGGTGCTGTTCTTCCTCATGGGCACGGCCATGGCCCACGTGATGCCGCCCGCGACCGTCGCCATCATGTCCTCCCTGCCGCGTGAGAAGGCCGGCTCCGGCTCCGCCGTCAACAACACCTTCCGGCAGGTCGGCGGCGCGCTCGGCGTTGCGGTGCTGGGCTCGCTGATGTCGACGGTCTACCGTGACGGCATCGCGGACCACCTGACCGGCCTCCCCGCCGACGTGCAGCACCGGGCCGGCGAGTCCATCGAGGCCACGCGCGCCGTGGCCGAGGGCATGGGTCCCGCGGGCAAGGCGCTGCTCGCCCCGGCCACGGACGCCTTCCTCGACGCCATGCACGTCACCGCCTACGTCGCCAGCGGTGTCGCGCTGCTCGGCATGCTCGTCGTCGTGGTCTTCCTGCCCGGCAAGACCGCCGGGGGGCGTCCCGCGGGCGGAGAGGAACGCGAGGTCAGCCCGGTGGGGGCGGAGCGGTGACCGGCACCCGGACGGCGACGGAACCCGACGGCGACACGGTCCCCGGGCCCGCCGGGCGCCTCCCGCGCGGCCGTCCGCGCAGCGCCGCCGCCGACACCGCGATCATCGAGGCCGTCCTCAGCCTGCTGGAGGAGGGCGCCACGATCGGGGAGCTGTCGATGGAGCGCATCGCCCGCGCCGCCGGCGTCGGCAAGGCCACCGTCTACCGGCGCTGGGCGGGCAAGAACGCGCTGATGCTCGACGTCATGAAGTCCGTCGACGAGCAGACCCCGCGGCTCGCAGGCCGCTCGGTCCGCGACGACCTGGTCACCTGCGTCGAATTCATACGGCGCAGGGCCCTGGTCAAGCGCTCCTCCGCCCTGCTGCGCAACGTCCTCGCCCAGGCCCAGAACGAGCCGGAGCTGTGGGCCGCCTACCACGACACCGTCATCGCGGCCCGGCGCGCCCAGGTCCGCGAGGTCCTGGGCCGGGGCATCCGCAGCGGCGAACTCCGCGACGACATCGACCCGGAACTCCTCGGGGACCTCTTCATCGGCCCCATGCTGTCGCGTTCGATGCTGCGGCCGGACGCGGCACTGCCGGAGGGGCTGTCGGAGCTGATCGTCGACTCGGTGCTGCAGGGCGTCCGCGCCGGGTGCTGAACGCCTGGGGGAACAAGGCGGAATGTCCTGGTTCTGTCACAGGGTGCCCTTTCGCCGGGCGGCGGGGGAACCTGTCGCCCGGCGAGTCCCGTCCTCCGGGCGTCGATCGCCTATGGTCGACTGAGCACCTGGCAAGACAGTGAGGACTCCCCCCATGGCTCAGGCGTACGACGCGGACGTGACCACCGACGGCGGTACCAGGCCGCAGGGTTCGGGTGCGAACGGACGTTTCGGACGCTTCCGGCGGTTCTGGTCCTTCGGCGACGGCATGTGGCGGCGGGGGATCGTCACAGCCGTACTGGCCCTCGCCGTCGCCGTGGTGATGGCCTTTCACGGCGCGGTGCCCAACCGGATCGGCAACCTGGGCAGCCTGCTGGAGACCTTCCTGCCCTGGCTCGGGCTCGCGCTCCCGGTGCTGCTGGTGGTCGGCGTGCTGCGGCGCTCGGCGACCGCGCTGATCGCCGTCCTGCTGCCGATCGTGGTGTGGCTGCACTTCTTCGGCGGGCTCCTCACGGACAAGGACGCCGGTGGGGGCGACCTCACCGTGCTGACCCACAACGTCAACGCCGACAACCCCGACCCCGCCCGCACCGCGCAGGACCTCATCGGCTCCGGTGCCGACCTCGTCGCGCTGGAGGAGATCCCCGCCGGGAAGGTCTCCGTCTACGAGTCCGGGCTCAAGGCCCGCTACCCGTACAGCGCCGTGCTGGGCACCGTCGGGCTGTGGAGCAGGTACCCGCTCAGCCAGGTGCGGCCGGTGGACATCCGGCTCGGCTGGACCCGCGCCCTGCGCGCCACCGCCACGACTCCGCACGGGAAGGTCGCGGTCTACGTCGCGCACCTGCCCTCGGTGCGGGTCAAGTTCAACGCGGGCTTCACCGCCGGCGAGCGCGACCGCAGCGCCGACGCGCTCGGCGAGGCCGTCGCGGACGAGAAGCTGCCCGACGTCATCCTCATGGGCGACCTCAACGGCACGATGAACGACCGCGCGCTCGCCAACATCACCTCGCAGATGCGGTCCACGCAGGGCGCCGCGGGCGACGGCTTCGGCTTCAGCTGGCCGGCCGGGTTCCCGACCGCCCGCATCGACCAGATCCTCGTCAGGGGGGCGGAGCCGACCGCCTCCTGGGTGCTGCCCGCGACGGGCAGCGACCACCGGCCGGTGGCGGCGAAGGTAGCACTCCCGTAACGAGTTCTTCGCCCACGGGAAGAACGGGCCGGGCAGACTTTGTTCCGCAGTTAAACTAATAACTGCTCCCGACCCTGCCCCGGAAAGGCCTGTCATGCCTCTCGCCCTGCTCGCACTGGCGATCAGCGCATTCGGCATCGGTACGACGGAGTTCGTGATCATGGGCCTGCTGCCCGACGTCGCGGACGACCTGCACACCTCCATCCCGACCGCCGGCTACCTCGTCTCCGGCTACGCCCTCGGCGTCGTCATCGGCGCCCCGCTCCTCGCCGCGGTCACCACGCGGATGCCGCGCAAGGCCCTGCTCCTGTCCCTCATGGCCCTGTTCACCGTCGGCAACACGCTCTCCGCCCTCGCCCCGAGCTTCGGCTGGCTGCTGGCCGGGCGCGTGCTGTCCGGACTCCCGCACGGCGCCTTCTTCGGCGTCGGCGCGGTCGTGGCCGCGGGCATGGTCGACCCCGCGCGCAAGGCCCGCGCCGTCTCCCTGATGATCGCCGGGCTCACCGTCGCGAACATCGTGGGCGTCCCCGCCGCCACCCTCCTCGGCCAGCACCTCGGCTGGCGCGCCACCTTCCTCGCCGTCGGCGTCATCGGCCTCGTCGCCATCGCCGGCATCGCCCAGCTCGTGCCCCGCATCCCCCTCGCCCCGGGCGGCGGACTGCGCCGGGAACTGTCGGCCTTCCGCAGCGGGCAGGTCTGGCTGGCGCTGGGCACCACGATCTTCGGCTTCGCCGCGGTCTTCGCGGTCTACAGCTACGTCACGCCGATGCTCACGCAGGTCGCCGGGTTCGGGGAGAGCAGCGTCACGCTGGTGCTCGCCCTTTTCGGCGTCGGCGCGACGATCGGCAACCTCCTCGGCGCCCGCCTCGCCGACCGCGCCCTGCGCCCCGCGCTGCTCGGCGGGCTCGGCGCGCTCGCGGTCGTCCTCCTGCTGTTCACGGTCACCGCGCACGCCCGGTGGAGCGCGGCGCTCACGGTCGTCCTGCTCGGGATCGCGGCGTTCGCGACGGGGTCGCCCATGATGATGCTCGTCATGGAGAAGGCCCGGCACGCCCCCGCGCTGGCCTCCTCCGCGAACCAGGCCGCGTTCAACCTGGCCAACGCGGGCGGTGCCTGGCTCGGCGGGGTCGTCCTCGCGCACGGCCTCGGCTACACCGCCCCGGCGGTGGCGGGCGCGGTGCTGGCGGTCACGGGGCTGGCGATCGCCACGGTCGCGGGCCTGTGGGAGCGGCGCGCGGACGCGGGGTCCTCTTTGTCCCGGGTCGTCGTGTCCGGGCAGCCGTCCGCGGTGCGGGAGCGCGTGCGCTGACCCTGGCCCGGGGTGCCCCTTGCGGCCCGTTGTTGTGTGCGGGTTGTTTGCGCCTGCGGCGGGCGGTTTCCCCGCCGCCCTCCCGATTGCCCGGCGCGGTCAGTGACCGCCTCGCGCGGTCGTTGTGGGTCGGTGCCGCGCCGGCGTACGCCCCCAGCCTTCGGCCGGGGGGACCCCCACAGCGCTCGCGGTTTACCTCTGCAGTATTCGGCGCCGGGTTCGCCGCTCGTCTCCCCCAGCCTTCGGCCGGGGGGACCCCCATGGGGGCACCCCCCCACACCCCCTCCTGCCGTGTAGGCGACTAACGGCCGGTGGGGGTTCAGAAAGGCACCTGCGGCAACCCCGGACCGCTTTCCAACCCCCACCGGCCGTCATGCGCCCCAACCCGCGGGAGGGGGTGTGGCGGGGTGCGCCCGGAAGCGACGAGCGGCGAACCCGGTACGCAACGACGTGGACGCAAACCGCGAGCGCTGAGGACGTGCGCCGGCGCGGCACCGACCCCACCCCAACGGAGCGCAGGCCCGCACTGACCGCGCCGGATGGGGGTCCCCCCGGCCGAAGGCTGGGGGAGGGCGGGAGGGCGGGGGATGCCCGCCGCAGGCGCAACGCACCCGCGCACAAACAACCGGGCAGCCCGGCGCAGCCGCCCGCACACAACGACGGGCCGCAACCACAACCCCCGGCACTCGCTACGCGTGCTCGCGCCAGCGGTTCGTGATGGGGAGCCTCCGGTCCTTCCCGAACCCCTTCGCGGAGATCTTCGTCCCCGGCGGATACTGCCTCCGCTTGTACTCCGCCGTGTCCACCATCCGCAGCACCTTCGCCACGAGTTCCCCGTCGAACCCGGCGGCGACGATCGCGTCGCGCCCCTTGTCCTGGTCGACGTACATCGCCAGCACCCGGTCCAGGACGTCGTAGTCCGGCAGGGAGTCCGTGTCGACCTGGCCCGGCCGCAGCTCCGCGCTGGGCGGCTTGGAGATGGAGTTCTCGGGGATGGGCGGGGTCTGGCCCCGCTCCGCCGCGGCCTGGTTGCGCCACTGCGCGAGACGGAAGACGGTCGTCTTGTAGACGTCCTTGATGGGCCCGTACGCGCCGACCGAGTCGCCGTACAGCGTGGAGTAGCCGACCGCGAGCTCGCTCTTGTTGCCCGGGGCGAGGACGATGTGCCCCTCCTGGTTGGAGATCGCCATGAGCATCGTGCCGCGCAGCCGGGACTGCAGGTTCTCCTCCGCCAGTCCGGTCAGCCCCAGGGAGCCCATGTAGGCGTCGAACATCGGGGCGATCGGCACGGTGCGGAAGTTGAGCCCGGTCCGCCGGGCCAGTTCGGCGGCGTCGTCCTTGGAGTGGTCGGAGGAGTACCGCGACGGCATGGAGACGCCGTAGACGTTGGCCGCCCCGACCGCGTCGCAGGCGATGGCCGCGACCAGGGCGGAGTCGATGCCGCCGGAGAGGCCGATCAGCACGGAGCGGAAGCCGTTCTTGGCGACGTACGCCCGCAGGCCGACGACCAGCGCGGTGTAGACCTCCTCGTCGTCGCCCAGCCGCGGGGCCTCGCCGCCGTGCACCTCGGGCTCGTACGCGGGGAGCGGTTCGGCGGAGAGGGTGACGTGCTCGATCTCCAGGCCGTCGTCGGCGATGCCGCCCGGCACCTTGGTGGCGTCCGCGGCGGGCAGGTCGAGGTCGACCAGGACGCAGCCCTCCTCGAACTGCGGGGCGCGTGCGATCACCTCGCCGTCCTCGGAGACGACGATCGAGTCGCCGTCGAAGACGAGTTCGTCCTGCCCGCCGATCATGGCGAGGTAGGCGAGGGTGCAGCCGGCCTCCTGGGCGCGCTTGCGCACCAGGTCCAGGCGGGTGTCGTCCTTGGCGACCTCGTAGGGGGAGGCGTTGACGGAGAGCAGGAGACCGGCGCCGGCGGTGCGGGCGGCGGGCACCCGGCCGCCGTCCTGCCAAAGGTCCTCGCAGATGGCGAGGGCGACGTCGACCCCGTGCACCCGGATCACCGGGAGGGTGTCGCCGGGCACGAAGTAGCGGAACTCGTCGAAGACGCCGTAGTTCGGCAGGTGGTGCTTGGCGAACTTCAGCACGACCTTCCCGCCGTGCAGCACGGCGGCGGCGTTGCGCGGGGAGCCGGCGGGCTGGCCGTAGCGAGGCTGGGCCTTCTCGCTGCGGTCGAGGTAGCCGACGACCACCGGCAGCTCTCCGAAGCCCTCGGCCGCCAGGCGCTCGGCGAGGGCTTCCAGGGCGGCACGGCTGGCTTCGACGAAGGAGGAGCGCAGGGCGAGGTCCTCCACGGGGTACCCGGTCAGCGCCATCTCCGGGAAGGCCACGAGGTGGGCTCCCTGTTCGGCCGCGTGCCGGGTCCAGCGCACGACCGACTCCGCGTTCCCGGCGAGGTCGCCGACGGTGGAGTCGATCTGATTCAGGGCGAGGCGAAGTTGAGGCACGCCGCCCAGTGTAATCGTCAAACCGACGCGATGTCGTGGGCGACGCCTGTGGGGTCGCGCACTCGGCCCGGGAAGCCATGGCGGACGGGCCTTTCCGGGGTCGGCCCCCTGTGTCAAGATCGCAAGGGTGCATCACAATGGTGGCGAGGGGTGTCCGGCGGTCCCGGCCGCCGCCGAAACAGACCGGTAACCCCGTGACGTGATACTGGTCTGGCCCTCGCTCGAGCCGGCACGGACAACAGGCCCCCATGACCTGTGAGGTTGGATAGCTATGGATAAGCAGCAGGAGTTCGTGCTCCGTACCCTCGAAGAGCGCGACATCCGATTCGTGCGGCTGTGGTTCACCGACGTGCTGGGCTACCTCAAGTCGGTCGCCGTGGCGCCTGCCGAGCTGGAGCAGGCCTTCGACGAGGGCATCGGCTTCGACGGGTCCGCGATCGAGGGCTTCGCGCGGGTGTACGAGTCGGACATGATCGCCAAGCCCGACCCCGGCACCTTCCAGATCCTCCCGTGGCGCGCCGAGGCACCCGGCACCGCCCGGATGTTCTGCGACATCCTCATGCCGGACGGCTCCCCGTCGTACGCCGACCCCCGCTTCGTCCTCAAGCGGTCCCTGGCCAAGGCCTCCGACCTCGGGTTCACCTTCTACACGCACCCCGAGATCGAGTTCTTCCTGCTGAAGAACCTGCCGCTGGACGGCAGCGTGCCGGTGCCCGCCGACAACTCCGGCTACTTCGACCACACCCCGCAGAACGTGGGCCAGGACTTCCGCCGCCAGGCCATCACGATGCTGGAGTCGATGGGCATCTCGGTGGAGTTCTCCCACCACGAGGGCGCCCCCGGCCAGCAGGAGATCGACCTGCGCTACGCGGACGCGCTGTCCACCGCCGACAACATCATGACCTTCCGCCTGGTCATGAAGCAGGTCGCGCTGGAGCAGGGCGTGAACGCCACGTTCATGCCCAAGCCCTTCAGCCAGCACCCCGGCTCCGGCATGCACACGCACCTGTCCCTCTTCGAGGGCGACCGCAACGCCTTCCACGAGTCGGGCGCCGAGTACCAGCTGTCGAAGGTCGGCCGCTCCTTCATCGCGGGCCTGCTGCGGCACGCCGACGAGATCTCCGCGGTGACCAACCAGTGGGTCAACTCGTACAAGCGCATCTGGGGCGGCGCCAACCGCACCGCGGGCGCCGGCGGCGAGGCCCCGTCGTACATCTGCTGGGGCCACAACAACCGGTCCGCGCTCATCCGCGTCCCGATGTACAAGCCCGGCAAGACCGGCTCCACCCGGGTCGAGGTCCGCTCCATCGACTCCGGCGCCAACCCGTACCTCACCTACGCCGTCCTCCTGGCCGCCGGCCTCAAGGGCATCGAGGAGGGCTACGAGCTCCCGCCCGGCGCCGACGACGACGTGTGGGCCCTCTCCGACGGCGAGCGCCGCGCCCTCGGCATCCAGCCCCTCCCGCAGAACCTCGGCGAGGCCATCTCCCTCATGGAGCGCAGCGAACTGGTCGCCGAGACGCTCGGGGAGCACGTCTTCGACTTCTTCCTGCGCAACAAGAAGCAGGAGTGGGAG includes:
- a CDS encoding glutamine synthetase family protein, giving the protein MDKQQEFVLRTLEERDIRFVRLWFTDVLGYLKSVAVAPAELEQAFDEGIGFDGSAIEGFARVYESDMIAKPDPGTFQILPWRAEAPGTARMFCDILMPDGSPSYADPRFVLKRSLAKASDLGFTFYTHPEIEFFLLKNLPLDGSVPVPADNSGYFDHTPQNVGQDFRRQAITMLESMGISVEFSHHEGAPGQQEIDLRYADALSTADNIMTFRLVMKQVALEQGVNATFMPKPFSQHPGSGMHTHLSLFEGDRNAFHESGAEYQLSKVGRSFIAGLLRHADEISAVTNQWVNSYKRIWGGANRTAGAGGEAPSYICWGHNNRSALIRVPMYKPGKTGSTRVEVRSIDSGANPYLTYAVLLAAGLKGIEEGYELPPGADDDVWALSDGERRALGIQPLPQNLGEAISLMERSELVAETLGEHVFDFFLRNKKQEWEEYRSEVTAFELRKNLPNL
- a CDS encoding NAD+ synthase, coding for MPQLRLALNQIDSTVGDLAGNAESVVRWTRHAAEQGAHLVAFPEMALTGYPVEDLALRSSFVEASRAALEALAERLAAEGFGELPVVVGYLDRSEKAQPRYGQPAGSPRNAAAVLHGGKVVLKFAKHHLPNYGVFDEFRYFVPGDTLPVIRVHGVDVALAICEDLWQDGGRVPAARTAGAGLLLSVNASPYEVAKDDTRLDLVRKRAQEAGCTLAYLAMIGGQDELVFDGDSIVVSEDGEVIARAPQFEEGCVLVDLDLPAADATKVPGGIADDGLEIEHVTLSAEPLPAYEPEVHGGEAPRLGDDEEVYTALVVGLRAYVAKNGFRSVLIGLSGGIDSALVAAIACDAVGAANVYGVSMPSRYSSDHSKDDAAELARRTGLNFRTVPIAPMFDAYMGSLGLTGLAEENLQSRLRGTMLMAISNQEGHIVLAPGNKSELAVGYSTLYGDSVGAYGPIKDVYKTTVFRLAQWRNQAAAERGQTPPIPENSISKPPSAELRPGQVDTDSLPDYDVLDRVLAMYVDQDKGRDAIVAAGFDGELVAKVLRMVDTAEYKRRQYPPGTKISAKGFGKDRRLPITNRWREHA
- a CDS encoding TetR/AcrR family transcriptional regulator, whose translation is MTGTRTATEPDGDTVPGPAGRLPRGRPRSAAADTAIIEAVLSLLEEGATIGELSMERIARAAGVGKATVYRRWAGKNALMLDVMKSVDEQTPRLAGRSVRDDLVTCVEFIRRRALVKRSSALLRNVLAQAQNEPELWAAYHDTVIAARRAQVREVLGRGIRSGELRDDIDPELLGDLFIGPMLSRSMLRPDAALPEGLSELIVDSVLQGVRAGC
- a CDS encoding MFS transporter, producing MPLALLALAISAFGIGTTEFVIMGLLPDVADDLHTSIPTAGYLVSGYALGVVIGAPLLAAVTTRMPRKALLLSLMALFTVGNTLSALAPSFGWLLAGRVLSGLPHGAFFGVGAVVAAGMVDPARKARAVSLMIAGLTVANIVGVPAATLLGQHLGWRATFLAVGVIGLVAIAGIAQLVPRIPLAPGGGLRRELSAFRSGQVWLALGTTIFGFAAVFAVYSYVTPMLTQVAGFGESSVTLVLALFGVGATIGNLLGARLADRALRPALLGGLGALAVVLLLFTVTAHARWSAALTVVLLGIAAFATGSPMMMLVMEKARHAPALASSANQAAFNLANAGGAWLGGVVLAHGLGYTAPAVAGAVLAVTGLAIATVAGLWERRADAGSSLSRVVVSGQPSAVRERVR
- a CDS encoding endonuclease/exonuclease/phosphatase family protein, whose protein sequence is MAQAYDADVTTDGGTRPQGSGANGRFGRFRRFWSFGDGMWRRGIVTAVLALAVAVVMAFHGAVPNRIGNLGSLLETFLPWLGLALPVLLVVGVLRRSATALIAVLLPIVVWLHFFGGLLTDKDAGGGDLTVLTHNVNADNPDPARTAQDLIGSGADLVALEEIPAGKVSVYESGLKARYPYSAVLGTVGLWSRYPLSQVRPVDIRLGWTRALRATATTPHGKVAVYVAHLPSVRVKFNAGFTAGERDRSADALGEAVADEKLPDVILMGDLNGTMNDRALANITSQMRSTQGAAGDGFGFSWPAGFPTARIDQILVRGAEPTASWVLPATGSDHRPVAAKVALP
- a CDS encoding DHA2 family efflux MFS transporter permease subunit translates to MPADTAQPQSPSVPEAVHRRRWGILTVLLFSLLVVVLDNSILNVAMKTIAEPAPTGLGATQSQLEWAINSYTLVFAGLLFTAGLLGDRLGRKKVLLFGMAVFGVGSVLSAFAGSSGELITFRAVMGFGGAFVMPATLAIIINVFEREEQPKAIGIWTGAVGLAIAIGPVTGGLLLDHFWWGSVFLVNVPIIAVALVAMVLIVPDSRDPRPGRLDPVGVLLSIVGLVLLVYGIIKGGQLADFTAPTALTAIIGGLVVLGAFVWHEARSSHPAFDVSYFRNPTFSASVSAIGLVFFALMGVTFFMVFYTQSVRGYSALDSGLLLLPLAVAQLVFAPRARLVVDRIGARLTCAAGLALIALSFLGFQLLDADTPIWQLEVLFFLMGTAMAHVMPPATVAIMSSLPREKAGSGSAVNNTFRQVGGALGVAVLGSLMSTVYRDGIADHLTGLPADVQHRAGESIEATRAVAEGMGPAGKALLAPATDAFLDAMHVTAYVASGVALLGMLVVVVFLPGKTAGGRPAGGEEREVSPVGAER